Proteins encoded within one genomic window of Formosa agariphila KMM 3901:
- a CDS encoding ABC transporter permease — translation MFDIERWQEIFETLRKNKLRTFLTGLSVASGIFILVILLGFSKGIQNGVTSQFERDASNLISVRAGVTTKDYKGLNPGRQVQFKNNDFDMLSRKYEPYIEHKSSFYTIWGGLVNYKNESGSYRIQGILPGNQFIENADVSQGRFINQADVEGAKKVAVIGNRVKKDLFKDEDPINKDISIYGISYKVVGVFFDPGGERDESKVFLPLASAQRAFNGADTIRNMMFTIKMSDDFNVAAKESEALTEAIILDLQQKHIVSPDDTSAIRAYNTMEEAKKIYSLIATISAVFWFVGIGTIIAGVVGVGNIMLIIVKERTKEIGIRKALGAQPMSIVGMILQESVFVTMFSGLFGLILGLGLLEGVGPLIESDFIKYPQVDFNTALTTVFILVFAGALAGFIPAYRAAQIKPIIALRDE, via the coding sequence ATGTTTGATATTGAACGCTGGCAAGAAATTTTTGAAACCCTAAGAAAAAATAAATTAAGAACGTTTCTTACAGGACTTTCTGTGGCGTCTGGTATTTTTATTTTAGTTATTTTATTAGGCTTTAGTAAAGGTATTCAAAACGGAGTAACATCTCAGTTTGAGAGAGATGCATCCAATTTAATTAGTGTTAGAGCAGGTGTTACAACTAAAGATTATAAAGGGTTAAACCCAGGACGTCAGGTCCAGTTTAAAAACAATGATTTCGACATGTTATCAAGGAAATACGAACCTTATATCGAGCATAAATCATCGTTTTATACCATTTGGGGCGGCTTAGTCAATTATAAAAATGAATCTGGTAGCTATCGTATTCAAGGTATTCTTCCTGGCAATCAGTTTATAGAAAATGCCGATGTTAGTCAAGGACGTTTTATAAATCAAGCCGATGTTGAAGGCGCTAAAAAAGTAGCCGTTATTGGTAATCGTGTTAAGAAAGACTTATTTAAAGATGAAGATCCTATAAATAAAGATATTTCTATTTATGGAATTAGTTATAAGGTTGTAGGTGTCTTTTTTGATCCAGGAGGAGAACGCGACGAAAGTAAAGTCTTTTTGCCTTTAGCTTCTGCACAACGGGCTTTTAACGGAGCCGATACCATTAGAAATATGATGTTTACTATAAAAATGTCGGACGATTTTAATGTTGCTGCCAAAGAATCTGAAGCTTTAACAGAAGCTATCATATTAGATCTACAACAAAAACATATTGTATCTCCAGACGATACTAGTGCCATCCGTGCGTATAACACCATGGAAGAAGCAAAGAAAATTTATTCACTTATTGCAACCATTTCTGCAGTATTCTGGTTTGTAGGAATCGGAACTATAATTGCGGGTGTGGTAGGTGTAGGAAATATTATGCTTATTATCGTAAAAGAGCGTACTAAAGAAATAGGAATAAGAAAGGCATTGGGTGCTCAGCCCATGTCTATTGTAGGTATGATTCTTCAAGAATCTGTTTTCGTGACCATGTTCTCCGGTTTGTTCGGATTAATTCTCGGACTCGGTTTATTAGAAGGTGTTGGCCCTTTAATAGAAAGTGATTTTATAAAATATCCACAAGTAGATTTTAATACAGCTTTAACCACCGTTTTTATTTTGGTATTTGCAGGAGCTTTAGCAGGATTTATACCTGCTTATCGTGCGGCCCAAATTAAACCGATAATTGCTTTAAGAGACGAATAA
- a CDS encoding efflux RND transporter periplasmic adaptor subunit, which yields MKRSSTVIVLILIVVVFAISLFYLWKKNQEDPITYTTDVPVEQTIVIKTVATGNIVPKEEVLIKPNISGVIEEIYIEAGEYVESGDLIAKIRVIPNVSSLTSAKNSIATNETALQTAKINLQTQEANYQRQKALYEKGVISENDFDSIENTYLQTKQAVSQAEINVTSAKQNFDIIKTGTTSGLGNIAQTLIRSTVSGMVLDVPVKAGNQVIEANNFNEGTSIASLADVSKMIFEGKVDESEVGKIKENLPLEISVGAIENKTFDAILDYIAPKGVEENGAIQFEIKGSLKNMDDTFIRAGLSANASIILDKVENVLAIKEALVQYDDKTKLPFVEVENGDQEFVRKDVELGISDGIFVQVKSGISKDDKIKVWNQIQGTPNYAQ from the coding sequence ATGAAAAGATCATCAACCGTAATCGTATTAATCCTAATTGTAGTAGTATTTGCTATATCCTTATTTTATTTATGGAAAAAAAATCAGGAAGATCCAATCACTTACACTACAGATGTTCCTGTAGAACAAACTATAGTAATTAAAACTGTAGCGACAGGTAATATAGTACCTAAAGAAGAGGTGTTAATAAAACCAAATATTTCTGGTGTTATCGAAGAAATATATATTGAAGCTGGAGAATATGTAGAGTCAGGCGATTTAATTGCTAAAATTCGTGTAATACCAAATGTATCGTCGTTAACGAGTGCAAAAAATAGTATTGCGACAAACGAAACGGCTTTACAAACCGCTAAAATTAATTTACAAACTCAAGAGGCTAATTATCAAAGACAAAAAGCGTTGTATGAAAAAGGTGTAATATCAGAAAATGATTTCGATAGTATTGAAAACACTTATTTACAAACGAAGCAAGCAGTGTCTCAAGCCGAAATTAATGTAACCTCTGCGAAGCAAAATTTCGATATTATTAAAACCGGAACAACGTCTGGATTAGGAAATATTGCACAAACCTTAATTCGATCTACAGTTTCTGGAATGGTACTAGATGTACCTGTAAAAGCCGGAAATCAGGTTATTGAAGCGAATAACTTTAACGAAGGTACTTCTATTGCTTCTCTAGCAGATGTAAGTAAAATGATTTTTGAAGGGAAAGTAGATGAGAGTGAAGTAGGAAAAATTAAAGAAAATTTACCTTTAGAAATCTCTGTTGGAGCAATTGAAAATAAAACGTTCGATGCTATTTTAGATTATATCGCACCAAAAGGTGTAGAAGAAAATGGTGCCATACAGTTTGAGATTAAAGGAAGTTTAAAAAACATGGACGATACATTTATCCGTGCAGGTTTAAGTGCCAATGCGTCTATAATTTTAGACAAGGTTGAAAATGTATTAGCCATTAAAGAAGCGTTAGTGCAATACGATGATAAAACAAAATTACCTTTTGTAGAAGTTGAAAATGGAGATCAGGAATTCGTAAGAAAAGATGTCGAGTTAGGCATCAGTGATGGTATTTTTGTGCAAGTAAAGAGTGGTATTTCAAAAGACGATAAAATTAAAGTTTGGAATCAAATACAAGGAACTCCAAATTATGCACAATAA
- a CDS encoding ABC transporter permease: MFSKDRWDEILEALSANKFRTFLTAFGVFWGIAILVLLLALTNGLKNGVTADFGNFATNSMFIWSQQTSISYKGMPKGRTFNYKLGDVEALKAQIPELKYVSPRLQLGGFNGANNVTRGTKTGAFQVNGDYPEYIKQEPMDITNGRFISYSDINVNRKSCVIGTDVVKGLYDKGENPLGTYIKINGVNFMVVGTFKPSNSDGDQEEEANTIFVPFTSFGQAFNSGDNVGWMALTGVDGKSITDIKPKIFEILKLRHKIHPDDDRAIGNFDLSEAFGRVNGLFSILGFVGYFVGSLVLMSGIIGISNIMLIVVKERTKEIGVRRALGATPWTIKSQILQESLLLTICSGMVGISFAAGVIWIMNYILDNSGPVENFANPSVSMSVVFTALIILVVSGLLAGLIPANSATKMKPVDALRID, from the coding sequence ATGTTTAGTAAAGACAGATGGGACGAAATATTAGAAGCGTTAAGTGCAAATAAGTTTAGAACTTTTTTGACTGCTTTTGGGGTGTTTTGGGGTATTGCAATTTTAGTCTTACTCTTAGCTTTAACTAATGGTCTAAAAAATGGTGTGACTGCCGATTTTGGAAACTTCGCAACAAACTCCATGTTTATATGGTCACAGCAAACCTCAATTTCGTATAAAGGGATGCCAAAAGGAAGAACGTTTAATTATAAGTTAGGAGATGTAGAAGCTTTAAAAGCACAAATACCAGAACTTAAATATGTGTCTCCTAGACTACAATTAGGTGGTTTTAATGGCGCAAATAATGTTACTCGAGGTACAAAAACAGGCGCATTTCAAGTAAATGGAGATTATCCAGAATATATAAAGCAAGAACCTATGGATATTACCAATGGTCGTTTTATTAGTTATTCAGATATTAATGTCAATAGAAAATCTTGTGTAATCGGTACCGATGTGGTTAAAGGTTTATACGATAAAGGTGAAAATCCATTAGGAACTTACATTAAAATTAACGGCGTAAACTTTATGGTGGTTGGTACTTTTAAACCAAGCAACTCAGACGGCGATCAAGAAGAAGAAGCAAATACTATTTTTGTTCCTTTTACATCTTTTGGTCAGGCTTTTAATAGTGGTGATAATGTAGGATGGATGGCACTTACTGGTGTAGACGGAAAAAGTATTACAGACATAAAACCAAAGATATTCGAGATTTTAAAATTAAGACATAAAATACATCCAGATGATGATCGTGCCATTGGTAATTTCGATTTATCTGAAGCTTTCGGACGCGTTAACGGCTTGTTTTCAATCTTAGGCTTTGTTGGGTATTTTGTTGGGTCTTTAGTATTAATGTCTGGAATTATTGGAATTAGTAATATCATGTTAATTGTAGTAAAAGAACGTACCAAAGAAATTGGTGTTCGTCGTGCATTAGGTGCTACACCTTGGACCATTAAATCTCAAATTTTACAAGAAAGTTTGTTGTTAACCATATGTTCAGGTATGGTTGGTATTTCTTTCGCAGCAGGTGTTATTTGGATTATGAATTACATTTTGGACAATAGTGGTCCGGTAGAGAATTTTGCAAACCCAAGTGTAAGCATGTCCGTAGTGTTTACAGCCTTAATTATATTAGTAGTATCTGGATTATTAGCAGGTTTAATACCAGCAAATAGTGCCACGAAAATGAAGCCTGTAGACGCATTAAGAATTGATTAA
- a CDS encoding DUF420 domain-containing protein, with the protein MSNTNDMVNAEKVAKYNKWIVVLSVVIPIAVAVLFAVKIPNVEPLSFLPPIYATVNAITALVLIMAFFAIKKKNVKRHELLIKFAMSLSILFLVMYVAYHMTSDSTKFGGEGVIKYVYYFILITHIILSIIVIPFVLITYVRGITNDIVRHRKIAKITFPLWLYVAVTGVVVYILISPYYNF; encoded by the coding sequence ATGAGTAATACAAACGACATGGTAAATGCCGAAAAAGTAGCAAAATACAATAAATGGATTGTTGTATTGTCTGTAGTAATTCCAATAGCTGTAGCTGTATTATTTGCAGTTAAAATACCTAATGTAGAACCTTTATCGTTTTTACCTCCAATTTATGCCACTGTAAATGCAATTACAGCACTGGTTTTAATAATGGCTTTTTTTGCAATAAAGAAAAAGAATGTAAAGCGACATGAGTTACTTATTAAATTTGCAATGTCTCTTTCTATATTATTTTTAGTTATGTATGTCGCTTATCATATGACGAGCGATTCTACTAAGTTTGGTGGTGAAGGGGTTATAAAATATGTATATTATTTTATATTAATTACTCATATTATTTTGTCAATCATCGTAATTCCTTTTGTATTAATTACATATGTTCGCGGTATTACCAATGATATTGTCCGTCATAGAAAGATTGCTAAAATAACTTTCCCATTATGGTTGTATGTAGCAGTAACAGGCGTTGTGGTGTATATTTTAATTTCACCTTATTATAATTTCTAA
- a CDS encoding ABC transporter ATP-binding protein, with amino-acid sequence MIEINDLHKSYHMGSNSLHVLKGIDFSVKEGELVSIMGSSGSGKSTLLNILGMLDEADSGSYTLDGFPIKNLNEKIAANYRNKFLGFIFQSFNLINYKSALDNVALPLYYQGMKRSERVDRAAHYLEKVGLANWSHHLPSEMSGGQKQRVAIARALASDPKVLLADEPTGALDTKTSYEVMDLIQGINDEGKTILIVTHESDIAQMTKRIVNLKDGLIINDTAVEQVRAIANV; translated from the coding sequence ATGATTGAAATTAACGATTTACATAAGTCCTATCACATGGGGAGTAATAGTCTACATGTATTAAAAGGGATTGATTTTAGTGTTAAAGAAGGTGAACTCGTTTCAATTATGGGATCTTCTGGTTCTGGTAAATCTACTTTACTAAATATCTTAGGTATGCTCGACGAAGCAGATTCAGGGAGTTATACATTAGATGGTTTTCCTATTAAAAACTTAAACGAAAAAATAGCTGCTAATTACCGCAACAAATTTTTAGGATTCATTTTTCAGTCTTTTAATTTAATCAATTATAAATCGGCATTAGATAACGTGGCTTTACCGTTGTACTATCAAGGTATGAAACGTAGCGAACGTGTAGATCGTGCTGCGCATTATTTAGAAAAAGTAGGTTTAGCAAATTGGTCGCACCATTTACCAAGTGAAATGTCTGGAGGACAAAAACAACGTGTTGCTATTGCTAGAGCTTTAGCAAGTGATCCCAAAGTGCTTTTAGCCGATGAACCTACAGGAGCATTAGATACCAAAACATCTTACGAGGTAATGGACCTTATTCAAGGTATTAATGATGAGGGTAAAACCATTTTAATAGTAACTCACGAATCCGATATTGCACAAATGACAAAGCGTATTGTGAACTTAAAAGATGGTTTAATTATTAACGATACTGCTGTTGAACAAGTAAGAGCTATAGCGAATGTTTGA